CCACGGCCTCAAGCGCCTTGGTGACGCTCCGCAGGTTGCAAATCCCGTTGTCGATGGTGGCGATGATTGGCGATTCTGTCTTCACGCGTCTCCCAAAAGCGCACGCCCGCCCGCGGCTGGCAAACCCAGAAATCAAAAACATACGGAGCGCGCCAAGGAGATGTCTGTCGCGGAAAGCACGCGCGGCAGCGCGCCGTAGCGCAGGCATCTTGCCTGCCGTCGAAAACGAAGGCGCGAAGCGCCGCTGATTTTTCTTTCCCTTGAAAAAGTGCAGCGCTTCGCACGACCTCTGGGTGACGGCAGGCACGGACGCCTGCGCCACGGGCTGCCGCCTGTCGTCCGCTCACCCCCGGTCGAGGCTGAAGATGATCCGCACCACGCACTCGCGCGCCGCCTGGCCGCCGCGATGGAAACGCCATTGGCGCGACACGACATTCCGCGCCGCCTCGTCCAGATCGGCGTGCCCCGACGAGTGCGCCACGCTCACCCAATCCGCCCGCCCGTGCGCCCCCACGCCAACGGCAAGCTCGACCACGCCTTCCCGCCGCTCCCGCCGCGCCAGCTCCGGGTAAAGCGGGTCGGGCATGAACGCCGCCGACGCCGCTCCACCCAGGCGCGATCCGCCGCGCAACGCCCCGGGATTTCCCGTGAACGCGCCCGAGCCGCCGTAGCCCGCGCTGCCGCCGCGCCAGGCTGGTGTGCCGAGATCCCCGGCGCTGACACCGAACCCCGCGCCCGTCACGCCCGCGCCGCCGTTGACCGGCACGAGTATGAAAGCCGACGCGTCCACGCTCGTCATCGCCGTCCGCACCTCCGCCAGCGCCTCATCCGCCGCCGCCGCGAGCGCGTCCGCATCCGGTGGCGCCCCGGCTTCGCCGTCCGACGACTCGCCGCGTTCGCCGCCCTGCGCGCCGCCGCTCGCGGCATCGAGCCAGGCGTCGCCCGACAAGCCGACCGTGGACAATTGCATCGCCTCCGCATCCTCGGCGCCGCCGGAACCGAAGCGCCAGCCTTCGCCCGGCATGAACAAAACCGCTGCATGCAACCCCGCCGCCAGCACGACCGGCACCGCATACTGCCGCGCCAGTTTGCGGACAAACTTC
This genomic stretch from Termitidicoccus mucosus harbors:
- a CDS encoding energy transducer TonB gives rise to the protein MRNASAARVESGSGEGEEGGWRERAGVKFVRKLARQYAVPVVLAAGLHAAVLFMPGEGWRFGSGGAEDAEAMQLSTVGLSGDAWLDAASGGAQGGERGESSDGEAGAPPDADALAAAADEALAEVRTAMTSVDASAFILVPVNGGAGVTGAGFGVSAGDLGTPAWRGGSAGYGGSGAFTGNPGALRGGSRLGGAASAAFMPDPLYPELARRERREGVVELAVGVGAHGRADWVSVAHSSGHADLDEAARNVVSRQWRFHRGGQAARECVVRIIFSLDRG